From Aspergillus chevalieri M1 DNA, chromosome 4, nearly complete sequence, a single genomic window includes:
- a CDS encoding uncharacterized protein (TransMembrane:1 (o6-34i)), translated as MRLSEIIHSIFTMCPIPGHFLSMAPCIAAVVMAWHHQSSFQHFFLTVNHVSLSLSSHSRFFTEYLTATERTSTTECCIVPCSHTGHPHVIRSHALINWPTFRKPSEFLPLKIETLLCAE; from the coding sequence ATGAGATTATCTGAGATCATCCATAGTATCTTTACGATGTGTCCAATCCCGGGCCATTTCCTATCAATGGCTCCTTGCATTGCTGCTGTCGTGATGGCTTGGCATCATCAATCCAGCTTCCAACATTTCTTCCTCACCGTAAATCAcgtctctctctccctctcgtCTCATAGTCGATTCTTCACTGAATACTTGACAGCAACAGAGAGAACATCAACAACTGAATGCTGCATTGTGCCTTGTTCACATACAGGCCATCCTCATGTGATCCGATCGCATGCTCTTATCAACTGGCCCACCTTCCGCAAACCATCGGAGTTCCTCCCGCTGAAGATAGAAACACTACTCTGCGCGGAGTAG
- a CDS encoding uncharacterized protein (BUSCO:EOG09263M8W;~COG:E,G;~EggNog:ENOG410PGJD;~InterPro:IPR000620,IPR025016;~PFAM:PF13127;~TransMembrane:10 (i46-70o82-101i184-206o212-231i238-255o282-303i315-341o353-374i381-401o407-424i);~go_component: GO:0016020 - membrane [Evidence IEA];~go_component: GO:0016021 - integral component of membrane [Evidence IEA]): MPETFAGPPSQQEPLLSSESPLEQRTIRPMSPANGTRLGGTARRTLGISLLLVVVVLWTASNFLASTIFADNTYSKPFFLTYLNTSCFVLPLLAILLARVFKLWRLKKLSQVTSLKSLLQHLDLGDPLQAEEQEQAILYHRAATADGEDGVEDDVRATDLGTQREVVVKQNESGKLGLKGTAKLSLQFCILWFLANYFAMACLQHTTVGSTTILTSTSGVWTMIFGAFLRVEKFTLRKFLGVIASLLGIILISRVDLSTPDAPAPDDDGDNGSFPHKSPAEIALGDAMAAFSAIMYGVYTIVMKRQCGDESRVNMPLFFGLVGFFNMVLIWPGFIIMHFSGLENFELPPTDRVWTILLVNSASSLLSDIVWAYAMLLTTPLVVTVGLSLTIPLSLVGQIVLQNQYASPLYWVGAIIVFLSFLFVNHESRPVEEEASASGGETGEYRTVPGE; encoded by the exons ATGCCAGAGACATTCGCAGGTCCGCCGTCGCAGCAGGAACCGTTATTATCCAGTGAATCGCCTCTTGAACAGCGTACAATCCGACCCATGAGCCCCGCGAATGGCACGCGATTAGGGGGTACCGCGAGACGGACCCTCGGCATCTCGCTACTCCTAGTAGTGGTCGTGCTGTGGACGGCCTCGAACTTTTTAGCCAGT ACCATCTTCGCCGACAACACCTACTCCAAACCTTTCTTCCTCACCTACCTCAACACCTCCTGTTTCGTTCTCCCGCTCCTCGCGATCCTCCTCGCACGAGTTTTCAAACTATGGCGCCTGAAAAAACTATCCCAGGTTACATCCTTGAAGAGCCTACTACAGCATCTCGACTTGGGCGACCCACTGCAGGCCGAAGAACAGGAACAGGCGATACTGTACCATCGCGCGGCTACCGCTGATGGTGaggatggtgttgaggatgatgTTCGGGCTACGGATTTGGGGACACAGAGAGAAGTTGTGGTGAAACAAAATGAGTCGGGGAAGTTGGGTTTGAAGGGGACGGCGAAACTTAGTTTGCAGTTTTGCATTCTATGG TTTCTT GCGAATTACTTCGCGATGGCATGTCTGCAGCACACGACCGTCGGAAGTACCACGATTCTCACATCAACCAGTG GCGTCTGGACAATGATCTTTGGTGCCTTCCTCCGCGTCGAAAAATTCACCCTCCGCAAATTCCTCGGCGTAATCGCCTCCCTCCTGGGCATCATTCTCATCTCGCGCGTCGACCTATCCACCCCCGACGCCCCTGCTCCCGACGATGACGGAGACAACGGCTCGTTCCCGCACAAGAGCCCCGCGGAGATCGCGCTAGGCGACGCCATGGCAGCATTCAGCGCGATCATGTACGGCGTGTATACGATTGTGATGAAGAGGCAATGCGGCGACGAGTCGCGGGTGAACATGCCGTTGTTCTTTGGACTGGTGGGATTCTTCAACATGGTTCTTATCTGGCCGGGATTTATCATTATGCATTTTTCCGGTCTAGAGAATTTTGAACTCCCGCCGACGGATCGCGTGTGGACTATCTTACTG GTCAACTCCGCCTCGTCTCTACTCTCCGACATCGTCTGGGCTTACGCAATGCTCCTCACAACACCGCTCGTCGTAACCGTCGGTCTAAGTCTAACGATTCCGCTCTCGCTTGTGGGCCAAATCGTCCTGCAAAACCAGTACGCAAGTCCGTTGTACTGGGTCGGTGCTATTATTGTTTTCTTGTCGTTTTTGTTTGTCAATCATGAGAGTCGGCCCGTTGAAGAGGAGGCATCTGCATCGGGGGGTGAGACTGGGGAGTATAGGACTGTTCCGGGGGAGTAG
- a CDS encoding MIP/aquaporin family protein (COG:G;~EggNog:ENOG410PIRP;~InterPro:IPR023271,IPR000425;~PFAM:PF00230;~TransMembrane:5 (o358-380i401-420o449-473i485-503o535-555i);~go_component: GO:0016020 - membrane [Evidence IEA];~go_function: GO:0015267 - channel activity [Evidence IEA];~go_process: GO:0055085 - transmembrane transport [Evidence IEA]) has product MNSQEERKAEPEAMENNLGRARTRSAAADTEPPTSPTTASRERATSFSRRDTQTQDGPGVRRRSSTASRLSRLSGPSIGARSQGNFTLAGPSETPQLRAAQEPFVHPGYADLNPSYDQAANTKPVWSLAKPLPRVMRSGMVPTKDELRETLQNAERPAQNSQELGLNVDPNDLEQGQIDRSADPRKMAAQVEDARLQREANFMKTVLSGGDGTSVRPPSGLSRLPSVRRRRSSVGGVSPDLVVPEDEEQESPTDSEPKIPQHPSDQPLQTVPEEPEDHDEKFQFPILDDTHPDDLHPLVQNLVEDEVHNNHTTWSVIRTHHREALAEALAVYIQLTIAFCADLGVTVANNGNPNTTQWAWGFATMIGIYISGGVSGAHLNPAVTTMLWFYRGFPKRKMPEYFTAQFLGAFCAALTAYGLYYQSIHQYRITSLDNTEIINSFVSSQREAWIDSCSAFFTEFLGTAFLAATILALGDDQNAPPGAGMNSLIIGLVITCLCFAFSYPTGAALNPSRDFGPRLALLALGYGGDLFRNPYWFYGPWAGAVGGAFAGGFLYDFFIFEGGESPVNYPLERTQRAMRKSRMKWERRLHLTKKA; this is encoded by the exons ATGAATTCccaggaagaaagaaaagcagaACCGGAAGCCATGGAGAACAATCTCGGACGGGCGAGGACAAGG TCCGCAGCAGCCGACACCGAACCTCCAACCTCCCCGACGACTGCCTCCCGAGAACGAGCGACCTCATTCTCGAGAAGGGATACACAGACACAAGATGGCCCGGGCGTCCGCCGGCGGAGCTCGACCGCCTCGAGACTATCGAGACTATCCGGTCCCTCCATTGGCGCAAGGTCGCAAGGGAACTTCACGCTGGCTGGCCCATCGGAAACACCCCAATTGCGTGCCGCCCAAGAACCCTTTGTGCATCCAGGTTACGCTGATCTCAACCCATCCTATGACCAAGCCGCCAATACCAAGCCGGTATGGAGTTTGGCCAAACCGCTGCCGCGTGTGATGCGGTCGGGGATGGTGCCGACCAAAGATGAGTTGCGAGAGACTCTGCAAAATGCTGAACGGCCAGCCCAGAACTCGCAGGAGCTTGGACTGAATGTCGACCCCAATGACCTCGAACAGGGACAGATTGATCGATCTGCGGATCCGCGGAAGATGGCGGCGCAGGTGGAGGATGCTCGATTGCAGCGTGAGGCCAATTTTATGAAAACAGTTCTGAGCGGCGGCGACGGCACCTCTGTACGACCACCATCCGGCCTGTCGCGCTTGCCGTCGGTTCGCCGGCGACGCTCCTCGGTTGGGGGCGTGTCTCCAGATCTGGTTGTTCCGGAAGACGAGGAGCAGGAGTCCCCGACGGACAGCGAGCCCAAGATTCCGCAGCATCCAAGCGATCAACCGTTGCAGACAGTACCCGAAGAGCCCGAGGATCACGATGAAAAGTTTCAGTTCCCAATTCTTGACGACACGCACCCTGACGACCTGCACCCGTTGGTCCAGAACCTAGTCGAGGACGAAGTACACAACAACCACACGACCTGGTCAGTCATCCGCACGCACCACCGCGAAGCCCTGGCCGAGGCCCTGGCAGTCTACATCCAACTCACCATCGCCTTCTGCGCCGACCTAGGCGTAACCGTCGCCAACAACGGCAACCCCAACACCACGCAATGGGCCTGGGGCTTCGCAACCATGATAGGAATCTACATCTCCGGAGGTGTTTCAGGCGCACACCTCAACCCCGCCGTCACCACCATGCTCTGGTTCTACCGCGGCTTTCCGAAGCGCAAAATGCCCGAATACTTCACAGCCCAGTTCCTAGGCGCCTTCTGTGCCGCCCTCACAGCCTACGGCCTGTACTACCAATCCATCCATCAATACCGCATCACAAGCCTCGACAACACGGAAATCATCAACAGCTTTGTATCTAGCCAGCGCGAAGCATGGATCGACTCCTGCTCGGCCTTTTTTACCGAGTTTCTCGGAACAGCCTTCCTAGCAGCTACCATCCTAGCTCTGGGTGATGACCAGAACGCGCCCCCGGGCGCAGGCATGAACTCGCTCATCATCGGACTAGTAATCACCTGTCTCTGCTTCGCATTTAGCTACCCAACCGGCGCGGCACTGAATCCGTCACGGGACTTCGGTCCCCGCCTTGCGTTGCTGGCGCTGGGATACGGAGGTGATTTGTTCCGGAATCCGTACTGGTTCTATGGGCCGTGGGCGGGTGCGGTTGGTGGTGCGTTTGCTGGTGGGTTCTTGTATGATTTCTTTATCTTTGAAGGTGGGGAGTCGCCGGTGAATTACCCGTTGGAGAGAACGCAGAGGGCTATGAGGAAGAGTCGAATGAAGTGGGAGAGAAGACTTCACTTGACGAAGAAAGCGTAG
- a CDS encoding PH domain-containing protein (COG:T;~EggNog:ENOG410PJYR;~InterPro:IPR001849,IPR011993;~PFAM:PF00169) codes for MDRPLVTSVPALSEGHPKNAKSSNDTKLQPLHPSSPLRNGEIGFGTISPIENGSFAFDRVLKTGKVHRRIKHKRAFKATWKSGHLVLRPNLLSVYKDEEATRLKLSITLSEVTAVAPFKSPRSKRQHLFVIYCPTGNYRFQAESQKDAEDWIQRIRSETRLDEEEAAFLALTKKKKSQKSAAKPSGDDSTSTSSRPSSPELGTSLSPNSQARQFAYPLDFSANDMTSEWSDGPSNNTNLRSKRSTNNLASSAQKNGQSQPPLPREGNRNADVGILRDPERVLCNGYLQCLRTKGGVRTWKRHWVVLRPKSLGFYKNEKVSALRCFTSRKERTLNDPQEYCAVKVIPMSQVIEAADVDPVSRSKNFCLQVIAEEKSYQLCTPDEESLAKWLGGLKSIIIARKKLEASVSATA; via the exons ATGGATCGTCCACTTGTGACCTCCGTTCCGGCGCTTTCGGAGGGGCACCCCAAGAATGCGAAGTCCTCCAACGATACCAAATTGCAACCCCTTCATCCCTCTTCACCTTTACGCAACGGTGAGATTGGGTTTGGTACCATTTCTCCCATCGAGAACGGTAGTTTCGCCTTCGACCGGGTCCTCAAGACTGGTAAAGTGCATCGTCGCATCAAACACAAGCGC GCATTCAAAGCTACATGGAAGTCCGGACACCTGGTCCTTCGCCCGAATCTTCTCTCAGTCTACAAAGATGAAGAGGCAACCAGACTAAAGCTCTCTATTACTTTATCCGAAGTCACAGCCGTTGCGCCATTCAAGTCTCCCCGTTCGAAACGCCAACATCTTTTTGTTATCTACTGCCCCACGGGAAACTATCGTTTTCAGGCCGAGTCGCAAAAGGATGCAGAGGATTGGATTCAGCGCATCCGCTCCGAAACCCGtctggatgaggaggaagcggCGTTCTTAGCtctgacgaagaagaagaaatcacAGAAGTCGGCTGCGAAGCCATCTGGCGACGACTCCACGTCTACATCATCTAGACCCAGCTCACCTGAGTTGGGCACGTCCCTTTCTCCCAACAGCCAAGCTAGACAGTTCGCCTACCCTCTAGATTTCTCGGCCAACGACATGACCTCGGAATGGTCTGATGGTCcctccaacaacaccaacctTCGTTCCAAGCGTTCCACCAACAATCTAGCCTCATCCGCTCAGAAAAACGGACAATCGCAACCGCCACTGCCGCGTGAAGGGAACCGGAACGCGGATGTGGGTATCCTTCGGGACCCGGAAAGAGTGCTCTGCAACGGTTATCTTCAGTGTCTACGAACCAAAGGAGGTGTGCGGACATGGAAACGGCACTGGGTTGTCTTGCGTCCCAAGAGTCTTGGCTTCTACAAAAACGAAAAGGTAAGCGCTCTCCGGTGTTTCACTTCTCGAAAGGAACGTACACTAAACGATCCTCAGGAGTATTGCGCAGTCAAAGTCATCCCGATGTCCCAAGTGATTGAAGCAGCAGACGTTGACCCTGTGTCTCGGTCTAAAAACTTCTGCCTTCAAGTCATTGCCGAAGAAAAGTCATACCAGCTATGTACGCCCGACGAAGAATCGCTCGCCAAATGGCTGGGTGGACTGAAGAGCATTATCATCGCCCGCAAGAAGTTGGAGGCCTCAGTCTCTGCCACCGCCTGA